From a region of the Candidatus Eisenbacteria bacterium genome:
- a CDS encoding glutamine--tRNA ligase/YqeY domain fusion protein, whose product MEKPEREPESAGGPAADNDKPVDFIREIIREDLRAGKRDRVHTRFPPEPNGYLHIGHAKAISLNFEIAREFGGFCNIRLDDTNPSKEEEAYVRSIQEDIRWLGFDWEDRLYFASDYFEQLYAWAEKLIHQGDAFVCDLTAEEIREHRGTLTEPGRPSPYRDRSPEENLDLFRRMRAGEFPDGAKTLRAKIDMAHGNMNMRDPILYRIVRATHHRTGDAWCIYPTYDWAHGQSDSIEGITHSLCTLEFEEHRPLYDWCLDHLGVHHPQQIEFARLNLNYMVLSKRKLLRLVRDGLVSGWDDPRMPTLSGIRRRGYTPESIRAFCARVGLAKRKSVVDIALLEHTLREELNLRANRVMAVLRPLKVVIENYPEGKIEEIEAVNNPEDESAGSRTIPFSREIWIERDDFLEDPPKKWFRLAPGKEVRLKHAYFITCKEVVKDDATGEVVELRCSYDPESRGGQSPDGRKVRGTLHWVSAAHTADADVRLYDHLFLSPDPNEIPEDAPEGADFTVNLNPDSLETLTGCKVEPGLASAEPGARFQFLRHGYFCVDAADSKPDRLVFNRTVSLKDSWGKAAKP is encoded by the coding sequence ATGGAGAAGCCGGAACGGGAACCCGAATCCGCCGGCGGCCCCGCCGCCGACAACGACAAGCCGGTCGATTTCATCCGCGAGATCATCCGGGAGGACCTCCGCGCCGGGAAGCGCGACCGCGTCCACACCCGTTTCCCGCCGGAGCCGAACGGCTACCTCCACATCGGCCACGCCAAGGCGATCTCCCTCAACTTCGAGATCGCCCGGGAGTTCGGCGGATTTTGCAATATCCGCTTGGACGACACCAACCCGAGTAAGGAGGAAGAGGCGTACGTCCGCTCCATCCAGGAGGACATCCGCTGGCTCGGCTTCGACTGGGAGGACCGCCTCTACTTCGCGTCGGATTATTTCGAACAGCTCTACGCGTGGGCGGAAAAGCTGATCCACCAGGGGGACGCCTTCGTCTGCGACCTGACGGCGGAGGAGATCCGGGAGCACCGCGGCACACTCACCGAGCCGGGCCGCCCGAGCCCCTATCGCGACCGCTCCCCCGAGGAGAACCTCGACCTCTTCCGGCGGATGCGCGCCGGCGAGTTCCCGGACGGCGCGAAGACGCTCCGCGCCAAGATCGACATGGCGCACGGCAACATGAACATGCGCGACCCGATCCTCTACCGGATCGTCCGCGCGACGCACCACCGGACCGGCGACGCGTGGTGCATCTATCCGACCTACGACTGGGCGCACGGACAGTCCGACTCCATCGAGGGGATCACCCACTCCCTCTGCACTCTGGAGTTCGAGGAGCACCGCCCCCTCTACGACTGGTGCCTGGACCATCTCGGCGTCCATCACCCGCAGCAGATCGAGTTCGCCCGCCTCAACCTGAACTACATGGTCCTCTCCAAAAGGAAACTCCTCCGCCTGGTGCGCGACGGCCTGGTGAGCGGCTGGGACGACCCGCGGATGCCCACCCTCTCCGGGATCCGCCGCCGCGGCTACACGCCCGAGTCGATCCGCGCCTTCTGCGCGCGCGTCGGTCTCGCCAAGAGGAAGAGCGTCGTCGACATCGCCCTCTTGGAACACACCCTCCGCGAAGAGCTGAACCTCCGCGCGAACCGTGTGATGGCGGTCCTTCGCCCCCTGAAAGTGGTGATCGAAAATTATCCCGAGGGGAAGATCGAGGAGATCGAGGCGGTCAACAACCCGGAGGACGAAAGCGCCGGCTCGCGCACCATCCCCTTCTCGCGGGAGATCTGGATCGAACGGGACGATTTTCTCGAGGATCCGCCCAAGAAGTGGTTCCGCCTCGCGCCGGGCAAAGAGGTGCGCCTCAAGCACGCCTATTTCATCACCTGCAAAGAGGTCGTGAAGGACGATGCGACCGGCGAGGTCGTCGAGCTGCGCTGCTCGTACGATCCGGAGAGCCGGGGCGGCCAGTCACCGGACGGCCGCAAGGTGCGGGGCACTCTGCACTGGGTCTCGGCGGCGCACACCGCGGACGCGGATGTCCGCCTCTACGACCACCTCTTCCTCTCGCCCGACCCGAACGAGATCCCCGAGGACGCGCCCGAGGGGGCGGACTTCACGGTCAACCTGAATCCGGATTCCCTCGAGACGCTCACCGGCTGCAAGGTGGAGCCGGGACTCGCCTCCGCCGAACCGGGAGCGCGCTTCCAGTTCCTCCGGCACGGCTACTTCTGCGTCGACGCGGCCGACTCCAAGCCGGACCGCCTCGTCTTCAACCGGACCGTTTCACTGAAGGATAGTTGGGGGAAGGCGGCGAAGCCCTGA
- a CDS encoding LemA family protein, giving the protein MGLVVFLVVVVVLAFLIIGIYNRLVKSRNIFRNAFAQIDVQLRRRHDLIPNLVETAKAYLAHERETLEAVIRARAAAVSATDKAAGSPGGADAMQGLAQAEGMLSGALGRLLVVMERYPELKADQSTIRVMEELTSTENRIAFSRQAFNDAVMAFNILRETFPNNLVAGAFRFDEARLLDSIDAPEQREAPKVDFSRK; this is encoded by the coding sequence ATGGGCCTCGTCGTTTTTCTCGTCGTCGTCGTCGTCCTGGCGTTCCTCATCATCGGCATCTACAACCGGCTGGTGAAAAGCCGCAACATCTTCCGAAACGCCTTCGCGCAGATCGACGTGCAGCTCCGCCGCCGGCACGACTTGATCCCCAACCTGGTGGAGACCGCCAAAGCCTATCTCGCCCACGAGAGGGAAACGCTCGAGGCGGTGATCCGGGCGCGGGCCGCCGCGGTGAGCGCGACGGACAAGGCCGCCGGAAGCCCGGGGGGCGCCGACGCCATGCAGGGGCTCGCCCAAGCGGAGGGGATGCTGAGCGGCGCTCTCGGCCGTCTCCTTGTGGTGATGGAGCGCTACCCGGAGCTGAAGGCGGACCAGTCGACGATCCGTGTGATGGAAGAACTCACCTCCACGGAGAACCGCATCGCCTTCTCGCGCCAAGCGTTCAACGACGCGGTGATGGCCTTCAACATCCTGCGCGAAACATTCCCGAACAATCTGGTGGCCGGCGCCTTCCGCTTCGACGAGGCGCGCCTCCTCGATTCGATCGACGCGCCGGAGCAGCGGGAGGCGCCCAAGGTCGACTTCTCGAGGAAGTAG
- a CDS encoding T9SS type A sorting domain-containing protein produces MKKGFGLRGATFLSFALLVLALTPPIALAGDFPVFEEPEWVVSGLGGWRAYTIMALVDTANDIHLVYHTGADSLVDARYIRFDFSAGVWCDTADLWADNGLIDDLPVIALDSSYNLHICWGASDWYIDTMETDTMVQARRHTLPLYRRRTAAGIWQPPLSSDPLTLCDTSVAKVTGFGPPAIDPMGGIILFWSDLRDSASQDNITTDSKLYIDGCSTCAAGGQLFIERLDADFNIGSFSPVTGFRVTGNQTVKESVACDSLGIKCRGASPSWICVSSDSVLHMAWDDDRFVGSGCCISCSYSYTDSTQPFSLFGEDHIFYQSASIDPYVDPSDWTWSSEELLSQTIGQRDSSEGGCGFYYENDTLYCVICDDTVGSGTTPDDGLGSGGLFTTLRHLQPQIISDSHSNIHSAWFGRVFGEDYSTGDSTILPSYKAPQHRFLSYPYSSGLASDEWVPELCTNPNVPIDFYSDLTKTNAKQSRMAVDQYDNLHMIWRSSYLSGSTDQNIVYNLMNYGGAFDGSNVVEVSSSDTTGFNPFENWIVCDRYGHVHVFWRELEYTGGQDVLYHVRGINTGDPDLSSVEIAHAGGLSQSNDDSVFVCPGGGGTGSIKVDTIRVTVTVHGELGDPIAGVPADSIRILLSYDPFDTQIHVCAGDTLNPASDTDSLGRAWIDVSAIGGCGYIFATATVCGRAINDTDTVLINSPDINGDGTVDYFDTFKYQMLLSAGTGWCGDFEHVQTPGTVTYFDTFKYSPHVTCTCPGNPKNAVSPRIVNHQDGENLDVSGDLVVDAENGRLRIELESCRSLRSAYIELSIDPKAELLSWQPGDMIRADLPIDVVRLSDHVIGITVAQLGEVGLAPSGTLAEVALQGSESALQQTQLRQIVLSDRNFELNSVMRGAPNLAADAETDIPKAFYCNTAPNPFNPTVTIHYGLPSGSPVTMEIFTVSGRRVKTLSNGNESAGRHSVIWNGKDERGKDVSSGIYLMRIQTSAETETMRLVLLR; encoded by the coding sequence ATGAAAAAGGGCTTCGGGCTCAGGGGAGCAACGTTTCTTTCGTTCGCACTTCTCGTGCTGGCACTCACCCCCCCCATCGCCCTCGCGGGAGATTTCCCCGTATTCGAGGAGCCGGAGTGGGTCGTTTCCGGTCTTGGCGGCTGGAGGGCTTATACCATAATGGCTCTTGTCGATACGGCGAACGATATCCACCTCGTTTATCATACCGGAGCGGATTCTCTCGTCGACGCCCGTTATATCCGATTTGATTTCAGCGCGGGAGTTTGGTGCGACACGGCCGACCTCTGGGCGGATAATGGTTTAATCGACGACCTCCCCGTGATCGCTCTGGACTCCAGCTACAATCTTCACATTTGCTGGGGAGCATCGGATTGGTACATCGACACAATGGAAACGGACACGATGGTACAAGCACGAAGGCATACACTTCCCCTATACCGCCGGAGAACCGCAGCCGGTATTTGGCAGCCGCCTCTTTCTTCAGATCCACTTACGTTGTGCGATACGAGTGTGGCGAAGGTCACAGGCTTCGGCCCTCCCGCCATTGACCCGATGGGGGGGATCATCCTTTTTTGGTCCGACCTCAGAGATTCGGCCTCCCAAGACAATATTACGACGGATTCCAAGCTATACATAGACGGCTGCAGCACTTGCGCCGCAGGAGGTCAACTTTTCATTGAGCGTCTCGATGCCGATTTCAACATCGGTTCCTTCTCCCCCGTCACCGGTTTTCGCGTCACCGGCAATCAAACAGTCAAGGAATCGGTCGCCTGTGACTCTCTCGGAATCAAATGTCGAGGTGCGAGTCCGTCATGGATCTGCGTTTCCTCCGACAGTGTCCTCCACATGGCCTGGGACGATGATCGCTTTGTGGGGTCCGGTTGTTGCATTTCTTGCAGCTATAGCTACACCGACTCCACTCAGCCCTTTTCATTATTCGGTGAGGACCATATCTTTTATCAAAGCGCGAGTATCGATCCTTATGTAGATCCGAGTGACTGGACCTGGTCTTCTGAGGAGCTATTAAGCCAGACAATCGGACAGAGAGACAGCTCGGAAGGAGGTTGCGGATTCTACTACGAGAACGACACTCTTTATTGTGTGATATGCGATGACACCGTCGGCTCGGGCACCACGCCTGATGACGGCCTCGGTTCCGGGGGACTTTTCACAACATTAAGACACCTCCAACCGCAGATCATCTCGGACTCGCATTCCAACATTCACTCCGCCTGGTTCGGGCGAGTATTCGGTGAGGACTACAGCACCGGGGACTCTACTATATTGCCTTCCTATAAGGCTCCGCAGCACCGCTTTCTAAGCTATCCATACTCCTCCGGGCTCGCCTCCGACGAGTGGGTCCCGGAGCTTTGCACGAATCCAAACGTTCCCATCGATTTCTACTCCGACTTGACGAAGACGAATGCCAAACAGTCTCGCATGGCAGTCGATCAATACGACAACCTTCACATGATCTGGAGATCTTCCTATTTATCCGGATCGACCGACCAGAACATCGTGTACAACCTGATGAACTACGGCGGAGCTTTCGATGGAAGCAACGTCGTGGAAGTCTCTTCCTCGGATACAACGGGATTCAATCCGTTTGAGAATTGGATCGTTTGCGATCGGTACGGCCACGTTCACGTCTTTTGGCGGGAACTGGAATACACGGGGGGACAGGATGTCCTTTACCACGTTCGTGGAATTAACACCGGCGATCCCGACTTGTCCTCGGTGGAAATCGCTCACGCAGGCGGGCTTTCCCAATCCAATGACGACAGCGTATTCGTCTGCCCCGGGGGCGGTGGCACCGGCAGCATAAAAGTAGATACGATACGAGTGACCGTGACCGTTCACGGGGAACTGGGAGACCCGATTGCCGGCGTGCCGGCCGATTCCATACGGATTCTGCTCTCGTACGATCCCTTTGATACGCAGATTCATGTCTGCGCGGGAGACACGCTCAACCCGGCATCCGACACCGACTCGCTCGGCCGCGCGTGGATCGATGTGAGCGCCATCGGCGGCTGCGGTTACATTTTTGCGACCGCAACCGTTTGCGGACGCGCGATCAACGACACCGACACGGTGTTGATCAACAGCCCCGACATCAATGGAGACGGAACAGTCGACTATTTCGACACATTCAAGTATCAAATGCTGCTCAGCGCGGGGACCGGTTGGTGCGGCGACTTCGAACACGTACAGACTCCCGGAACGGTAACCTATTTCGACACATTCAAGTATTCACCCCATGTCACGTGTACCTGTCCCGGAAATCCCAAGAACGCCGTTTCTCCCCGCATCGTGAATCACCAGGACGGAGAAAATCTGGACGTCTCCGGCGATTTGGTCGTCGACGCAGAGAACGGTCGGCTCCGGATCGAACTCGAATCGTGTCGTTCTCTCCGCTCCGCCTATATCGAACTCTCCATCGATCCCAAGGCGGAATTGTTGTCCTGGCAACCCGGCGACATGATTCGTGCCGATCTTCCGATCGACGTCGTCCGTCTTTCGGATCACGTCATAGGAATCACGGTAGCGCAACTCGGAGAAGTCGGTCTCGCTCCGAGCGGTACTTTAGCGGAGGTCGCCTTGCAGGGATCGGAATCCGCCCTTCAGCAAACGCAGCTTCGGCAAATCGTCCTCTCCGACCGCAACTTCGAGCTGAACAGCGTGATGCGCGGCGCTCCCAATCTGGCGGCGGATGCGGAAACGGACATTCCCAAGGCTTTCTACTGCAACACCGCTCCGAATCCCTTCAATCCCACCGTCACAATTCACTACGGGCTGCCGTCGGGCTCGCCGGTCACGATGGAGATCTTCACCGTAAGCGGGAGAAGGGTGAAAACCTTGTCGAACGGAAACGAATCCGCCGGTAGACACTCCGTGATCTGGAACGGAAAAGATGAGAGAGGAAAGGACGTCTCCTCCGGTATCTATCTGATGCGGATTCAAACATCGGCCGAGACGGAGACCATGCGGCTCGTTCTGCTTCGATAG